TGTGGTTTCGACAGGCTCAACCACCGGGGAGGCTCGACCGGACCGGGCACGGCTCGACCACCGGGCGTAGGGGGGCGACAGGCTCAACGGCCGGAGAGGGCGAGCCGGGCCGACCGGCGACACCTGGGAGGATTGCCCCATGCAGGCCGACACCCCCCGCAGCGTCACCATCCTCGGCTCGACCGGCTCGATCGGGACCCAGGCGATCGACGTCGTCGCCCGCCATCCCGGCCGCTTCCGCGTCGACGCGCTGAGTGCCGGCGGCAGCGACGTCGGGCTGCTGGCCCGGCAGGCCGCGGAGCTGGGCGTGACCGCCGTCGGCATCGCAGACGGTGACCGGGAACAGGAGCTGCGCGCGGCGCTCGCCGCCGCCGGTGCCGGGTCCGTGGAGGTGCTCGCCGGCGCCGAGGCGGCCACCGAGCTCGCGGGCCGGGGGTCCGACGTCGTGCTCAACGGCATCACCGGTTCCGTGGGGCTGCGGCCCACCCTCGCCGCCCTCCACGCGGGCTCCGCGCTGGCCCTGGCCAACAAGGAGTCCCTCGTCGTCGGCGGTGCGCTGGTCAAAGCCGCGCAGCGGCGGGCCGACCAGATCGTGCCGGTGGACTCCGAGCACTCCGCGATCGCGCAGGCCCTGCGCTCCGGCACGCACGCCGAGGTCAGGCGCCTGATCCTCACGGCGAGCGGCGGCCCGTTCCGCGGGCGCGCCCGCGACGACATCAAGAAGGTCACGCCCGACGACGCCCTGGCCCACCCCACCTGGAGCATGGGCCCGGTCGTCACGATCAACTCCGCCTCGCTGATGAACAAGGGCCTGGAGCTCATCGAGGCGCACCTGCTCTTCGACGTCCCCGTGGACGACATCACCGTCGTCGTGCACCCGCAGTCCGTGGTGCACTCGATGGTCGAGTTCGTCGACGGGTCCACCGTCGCCCAGGCGTCCCCGCCCGACATGCGGCTGCCCATCGCGCTCGGCCTGTCCTGGCCCGACCGCCTCGACCCCGTGTCGACGCCGTGCGACTGGACGCAGTCCACCGCCTGGACGTTCGAGCCGCTCGACGAGGCGACGTTCCCCGCGGTCGGTCTCGCCCGCGCCGCGGCCGCGGCCTCGACGACGCACCCCGCCGTCTACAACGCGGCCAACGAGCAGGGCGTCGCGGCGTTCCTCGGCGGGCGCATCGGCTTCCTCGACATCGTGGACACGGTGGAGCGGGTGCTCGCCGAGCACGACGGCGTGTCCGCCGCGACGGTCACCCTCGACGACGTCGAGGGCGCGGAGTCCTGGGCCCGGAGCCGCGCGGACGAGCTGCTCGCGCGGCGGTGACGCACCGGCGACGCTCCGGCGACACCGGCCGCCGGCGCCCCGGTGGCACGCACCCCGGATCCGCAGGGTGCCCCCAGCCCTGCCGCATAGGCTGATCCCGT
The Xylanimonas cellulosilytica DSM 15894 DNA segment above includes these coding regions:
- the dxr gene encoding 1-deoxy-D-xylulose-5-phosphate reductoisomerase: MQADTPRSVTILGSTGSIGTQAIDVVARHPGRFRVDALSAGGSDVGLLARQAAELGVTAVGIADGDREQELRAALAAAGAGSVEVLAGAEAATELAGRGSDVVLNGITGSVGLRPTLAALHAGSALALANKESLVVGGALVKAAQRRADQIVPVDSEHSAIAQALRSGTHAEVRRLILTASGGPFRGRARDDIKKVTPDDALAHPTWSMGPVVTINSASLMNKGLELIEAHLLFDVPVDDITVVVHPQSVVHSMVEFVDGSTVAQASPPDMRLPIALGLSWPDRLDPVSTPCDWTQSTAWTFEPLDEATFPAVGLARAAAAASTTHPAVYNAANEQGVAAFLGGRIGFLDIVDTVERVLAEHDGVSAATVTLDDVEGAESWARSRADELLARR